A window of Octopus sinensis linkage group LG29, ASM634580v1, whole genome shotgun sequence contains these coding sequences:
- the LOC115226009 gene encoding glycoprotein 3-alpha-L-fucosyltransferase A-like, with protein MRTCRRKCFVFLFFVTIIAFIYYFYFCKFKQNVVIGIQQPVSYTSYSSLLVPGKQSGNDRMKAQLRYTLSAKKRWGNDERNVSPNQSDADENVKSKPIRRKFKTLLIHNLKYLRPLKENQGTFLAQNCPVNECLVTYDKTKRDSVDAIFFYETVGISEKPKNSNQIWIYMTQESPNFNPSVRHLGNRINWTITYRQDSTIAYPFQKYEYFIDSVRQRKQYLNYAKGKTKKVAWFTSNCCPSNDRRGYAEELGKYIQVDIYGFCGAKTCTRKDDPICFKMLEKEYKFYLAFENSNCRDYITEKLMRNALQHNVIPIVMGAHPDDYRRVAPENSYIHYEDFQSAKELAAYLHKLDKNDTLYNEYFKWKGTGKFYHVDPWCNVCSMLHHALDDKKQIWYEDFGAWYAGKGVCIGMDRWT; from the exons ATGAGAACCTGCAGGCGAAAATgttttgtatttctctttttcGTAACAATAAtcgcattcatttattatttctatttttgtaaattcAAACAAAATGTTGTCATAGGGATACAGCAACCTGTTTCCTACACAAGCTATTCATCTCTACTAGTTCCAGGTAAACAATCAGGTAATGATCGTATGAAAGCTCAACTAAGATATACCTTATCGGCAAAGAAAAGATGGGGAAATGATGAACGGAATGTGTCCCCAAATCAGTCAGATGCTGATGAAAATGTCAAGTCAAAACCGATTCGACGAAAGTTTAAAACATTATTAATACACAATTTAAAGTATCTGCGACCATTGAAAGAAAATCAAGGGACTTTCTTGGCACAGAACTGCCCAGTCAATGAATGCCTGGTTACATATGACAAAACAAAGCGTGACAGCGTGGATGCTATTTTCTTTTATGAGACAGTAGGAATATCCGAGAAACCAAAGAACTCAAATCAGATATGGATATACATGACACAGGAGTCTCCTAATTTCAACCCGTCAGTTAGACACTTGGGGAACAGAATCAATTGGACGATCACATATCGTCAGGACAGTACGATTGCATATCCCTTCcagaaatatgaatattttatcgATTCAGTAAGGCAGagaaaacaatacttaaattatgcCAAGGGAAAAACAAAGAAGGTTGCTTGGTTCACTTCCAATTGCTGTCCTAGCAATGATCGAAGGGGCTATGCTGAGGAACTTGGAAAATATATCCAGGTGGATATTTATGGTTTTTGTGGTGCAAAAACCTGTACAAGAAAGGACGATCCGATATGTTTcaaaatgttagaaaaagaatataaattttacTTGGCATTTGAAAATTCCAACTGTAGAGATTATATTACTGAGAAACTCATGCGCAACGCTTTGCA ACACAATGTTATTCCAATTGTAATGGGTGCCCATCCAGATGATTACCGCAGAGTAGCACCTGAGAATTCATACATCCACTACGAGGATTTCCAGTCAGCGAAAGAATTAGCAGCTTACCTGCATAAACTTGATAAAAATGATACTCTTTATAATGAGTATTTCAAATGGAAAGGAACAGGAAAATTTTACCATGTCGACCCTTGGTGTAATGTTTGTTCGATGTTGCACCATGCTTTAGACGATAAGAAACAAATCTGGTATGAAGACTTTGGTGCTTGGTATGCAGGGAAAGGCGTGTGTATTGGAATGGACCGGTGGACATAA